One genomic segment of Pelagerythrobacter marensis includes these proteins:
- a CDS encoding malate synthase G, translated as MNDKIERAGLQVHPALAELLEDDVLPVLGQDIDAFWRGFANLVARFAPRNRVLLQKREDLQARIDAWHREHKGGSHDAGAYRAFLEEIGYLVAEPEPFAIGTRNVDAEIATMAGPQLVVPVLNARFLLNAANARWGSLYDAFYGTDALDAPAARPGGYDADRGAAVIARARRFLDDTVPLASGSWADVSDLSGDIALADPAQFAGRTARGPLFVNNGLHIEVVIDRDHPVGKDDPAGIADVVLESALTTICDCEDSVAAVDGEDKALAYRNWLGVIRGDLNETFEKGGRSVTRALSDDVPYTAPDGSERTLPGRSLLFVRNVGHLMTNPAIVLPDGAEIPEGIMDAVFTAAIGALDTGGHSRFRNSRAGSIYIVKPKMHGDEECSFTNDLFDAVEDLLGLDRHTIKVGVMDEERRTSANLAACIHAVKDRIAFINTGFLDRTGDEIHTSMQAGPMIRKGAMKTSTWLDAYERRNVAIGLACGLSGKAQIGKGMWAAPDMMADMMEQKIGHLQAGANTAWVPSPTAATLHALHYHRLDVFARQSELGAAPGLDALLAIPLADGTNWPEDEVREELDNNAQGLLGYVVRWIDHGVGCSKVPDIHDVGLMEDRATLRISSQHMANWLLHGVCTRDQVMDSLRRMAAKVDQQNAGDPSYVPLAGNEDGPAFRAACDLVFRGVDQPSGYTEPLLHEWRAVAKQG; from the coding sequence ATGAACGACAAGATCGAACGCGCCGGATTGCAGGTTCACCCCGCGCTTGCGGAGCTGCTGGAGGACGATGTCCTCCCCGTGCTGGGGCAGGACATCGACGCTTTCTGGCGCGGATTTGCCAACCTCGTGGCGCGCTTCGCCCCGCGTAACCGCGTGCTCCTGCAGAAGCGCGAGGATCTGCAGGCCAGAATCGACGCATGGCATCGGGAGCACAAGGGGGGGAGCCACGATGCCGGCGCCTATCGCGCGTTTCTGGAAGAAATCGGCTATCTCGTTGCGGAGCCTGAACCGTTCGCCATCGGCACGCGCAATGTCGATGCGGAAATCGCCACGATGGCCGGCCCTCAGCTGGTGGTGCCCGTGCTCAACGCGCGTTTCCTGCTCAACGCTGCAAACGCGCGCTGGGGCAGCCTCTATGATGCGTTCTACGGCACCGATGCGCTCGACGCGCCCGCCGCGCGGCCGGGCGGTTACGATGCGGATCGCGGCGCGGCGGTGATTGCCCGCGCTCGCCGGTTCCTCGATGATACGGTGCCGCTCGCTTCGGGTTCGTGGGCCGATGTGTCCGACCTTTCAGGTGACATCGCGCTGGCCGATCCGGCGCAGTTCGCCGGGCGGACCGCGCGCGGCCCGCTGTTCGTGAACAACGGCCTGCATATCGAGGTGGTGATCGACCGCGATCATCCGGTGGGCAAGGACGATCCGGCAGGGATCGCCGATGTCGTCCTGGAATCCGCGCTGACGACGATCTGCGATTGCGAGGATTCGGTTGCCGCCGTCGATGGCGAGGACAAGGCGCTGGCCTATCGCAACTGGCTGGGCGTCATTCGCGGCGATCTGAACGAGACGTTCGAAAAGGGCGGGCGCAGTGTGACCCGCGCGTTGTCCGACGATGTGCCTTACACCGCCCCCGACGGCAGCGAACGCACGCTACCGGGGCGCAGCCTGCTGTTCGTTCGCAATGTCGGCCATTTGATGACCAACCCGGCGATCGTGCTGCCCGATGGGGCGGAAATCCCCGAAGGGATCATGGATGCGGTGTTCACCGCCGCGATCGGCGCGCTCGACACTGGCGGGCATTCGCGGTTCCGCAACAGCCGTGCGGGCAGCATCTATATCGTGAAGCCCAAGATGCACGGCGACGAGGAATGCAGCTTCACCAACGACCTGTTCGATGCAGTAGAGGATTTGCTGGGCCTCGACCGCCATACGATCAAGGTCGGCGTGATGGACGAGGAACGGCGCACCAGCGCCAATCTCGCCGCCTGCATTCACGCGGTGAAGGACCGGATCGCGTTCATCAATACCGGATTCCTCGATCGCACGGGCGATGAAATCCACACGTCGATGCAGGCCGGGCCGATGATCCGCAAGGGCGCGATGAAGACCAGCACCTGGCTCGACGCCTATGAAAGGCGCAATGTCGCGATCGGTCTTGCCTGCGGACTGTCGGGCAAGGCGCAGATCGGCAAGGGCATGTGGGCCGCGCCCGATATGATGGCCGATATGATGGAACAGAAGATCGGCCATCTGCAGGCTGGCGCGAACACCGCCTGGGTCCCCAGTCCGACCGCCGCCACGCTGCACGCGCTGCACTATCACCGGCTGGACGTTTTTGCCCGGCAGAGCGAACTGGGCGCGGCGCCGGGGCTGGATGCGCTGTTGGCGATCCCGCTGGCCGATGGGACGAACTGGCCGGAAGACGAAGTGCGCGAAGAACTGGACAACAACGCCCAGGGCCTGCTCGGTTATGTCGTGCGCTGGATCGATCACGGGGTCGGCTGTTCCAAGGTCCCCGACATTCACGATGTCGGGCTGATGGAAGACCGTGCGACCTTGCGCATTTCCAGCCAGCACATGGCCAACTGGCTGCTCCACGGCGTCTGCACGCGCGATCAGGTGATGGACAGCTTGCGCCGCATGGCCGCGAAAGTGGACCAGCAGAATGCGGGCGATCCATCTTACGTGCCGCTTGCCGGGAACGAGGACGGCCCGGCCTTCCGCGCTGCCTGCGATCTCGTGTTCAGGGGAGTAGATCAGCCGAGCGGCTATACCGAGCCGCTGCTGCACGAATGGCGCGCGGTGGCGAAGCAGGGGTAG
- a CDS encoding hydrolase, whose amino-acid sequence MKPDLDTTAVLDAIDAPAMLAQVQAWSAINTGTANLEGLARQADALAEAFAVLPGEIEMIDPAPVTAIAADGAEVERQFGRHLVLRVRPDAPRRLLLTGHMDTVFPLDHPFQDQRWLDDETLNGPGLADMKGGIAVMLHALKAFEANDAAPHLGYDVMINSDEETGSLASAPLIEQLAQGKYAALTYEPSALPDGTLAHARGGSGNYSLTITGKSAHAGRNPEDGRNAIVAAAALTMGLKRLQDGDCPVNPARIEGGSANNVVPDHAVLRFNIRPKSPDAAERFERGLAELVGEVQQAHDVAIHRHGGITRPPKPVDRRAQKLFDLVHECGVSLGQDIGWKSTGGVCDGNNIAATGVPVVDTMGVRGGAIHSPDEFLIVPSLAERAALSALVLGRLATGDPV is encoded by the coding sequence ATGAAACCGGATCTGGACACCACCGCCGTGCTCGACGCGATCGACGCCCCCGCCATGCTGGCGCAAGTGCAGGCGTGGAGTGCGATCAACACGGGGACCGCCAACCTGGAAGGGCTGGCGCGCCAGGCCGATGCCCTGGCCGAAGCGTTCGCCGTGCTTCCGGGGGAGATCGAAATGATCGACCCTGCGCCGGTGACCGCGATCGCGGCCGACGGGGCGGAGGTGGAGCGGCAATTCGGCCGGCATCTCGTCCTGCGGGTGCGCCCCGATGCGCCGCGCCGCCTGCTGCTGACCGGACACATGGATACCGTCTTCCCCCTCGACCATCCGTTTCAGGACCAGCGCTGGCTGGACGACGAAACGCTGAACGGCCCCGGCCTTGCCGACATGAAGGGCGGGATCGCGGTCATGCTCCATGCCCTGAAGGCGTTCGAGGCGAACGATGCGGCCCCGCATCTCGGCTACGACGTGATGATCAATTCGGACGAGGAAACCGGATCGCTGGCCTCGGCCCCGCTGATCGAGCAACTGGCACAAGGCAAATATGCCGCGCTGACGTACGAACCATCGGCCCTGCCCGACGGCACGCTCGCCCACGCGCGGGGCGGCAGCGGCAATTACTCGCTGACGATCACGGGCAAATCCGCCCACGCGGGGCGCAACCCGGAAGATGGGCGCAATGCCATCGTCGCCGCCGCCGCGCTGACGATGGGGCTGAAGCGGCTCCAGGACGGGGACTGCCCGGTCAATCCGGCACGGATCGAAGGGGGCTCCGCCAACAACGTCGTGCCCGATCACGCGGTTCTGCGGTTCAATATCCGCCCCAAGAGCCCCGATGCCGCCGAACGGTTCGAACGCGGGCTGGCCGAACTGGTGGGCGAGGTGCAGCAGGCGCACGACGTCGCGATCCATCGCCACGGCGGGATCACGCGCCCGCCCAAGCCGGTCGATCGCCGGGCCCAGAAGCTGTTCGACCTCGTCCATGAATGCGGCGTCTCGCTGGGGCAGGACATCGGCTGGAAATCCACCGGCGGCGTTTGCGACGGCAACAATATCGCCGCCACCGGGGTCCCCGTGGTCGACACGATGGGGGTGCGCGGCGGCGCGATCCATTCGCCGGATGAATTTCTTATCGTTCCCTCGCTCGCCGAACGCGCCGCTCTCAGCGCGCTGGTGCTGGGCAGGCTTGCCACTGGAGATCCCGTTTGA
- a CDS encoding arginine N-succinyltransferase — MTFALRAARTDDLEPIYEMAKLTGGGFTNLPPDRDALTAKLARADAAFARREDELGDDQFVLVLENTASGEVRGTCQLFTQVGQQWPFYSYRLTTLTQHSQELDRTVRAELLSLVTDLEGCSEVGGLFLHPGERAGGLGLLLARSRYLFIAMHRRRFADRVLAELRGIIDERGGSPFWDGVAGRFFGMSFQEADYFNAINGNQFIADLMPKHPVYIAMLDDDARSVIGLPHPSGRAAMKMLENEGFAYEGYLDIFDGGPTMTARTDRVKSVAAAKPLEIERCDLDYGERAIVATGELEGFRAAYGMREITPEGTVAIDQAAAGALKVAPGDVIWSVAR; from the coding sequence TTGACTTTCGCCCTGCGCGCCGCGCGCACCGACGACCTCGAACCCATTTACGAAATGGCCAAGCTGACGGGCGGCGGGTTCACCAACCTGCCCCCCGACCGCGATGCGCTGACGGCCAAACTGGCACGCGCCGATGCCGCCTTCGCCCGGCGTGAAGACGAGCTGGGCGACGATCAATTCGTGCTGGTGCTGGAAAATACCGCAAGCGGCGAAGTGCGCGGAACGTGCCAGCTGTTCACCCAGGTCGGGCAGCAATGGCCGTTCTATTCCTATCGTCTGACCACACTGACCCAGCATTCGCAGGAACTGGACCGCACGGTCCGGGCCGAACTGCTCAGCCTCGTCACCGATCTGGAAGGGTGCAGCGAAGTTGGCGGCCTGTTCCTGCATCCGGGCGAGCGTGCCGGCGGGCTGGGCCTGCTGCTCGCGCGCAGCCGGTATCTGTTCATCGCCATGCATCGCCGGCGCTTTGCCGATCGCGTACTGGCCGAATTGCGCGGGATTATCGACGAACGCGGCGGTTCCCCCTTCTGGGACGGGGTGGCCGGGCGCTTCTTCGGCATGAGCTTTCAGGAAGCCGATTATTTCAACGCGATCAACGGCAACCAGTTCATCGCCGACCTGATGCCCAAGCACCCGGTCTATATCGCCATGCTGGACGATGATGCGCGCAGCGTAATCGGCCTGCCGCACCCATCGGGCCGGGCGGCGATGAAGATGCTGGAGAACGAAGGCTTCGCCTACGAAGGGTATCTCGACATATTCGACGGCGGACCGACGATGACGGCGCGAACCGACCGGGTGAAAAGCGTCGCCGCTGCAAAGCCGCTGGAAATCGAACGCTGCGATCTCGATTATGGCGAACGTGCGATCGTCGCGACCGGCGAACTCGAAGGGTTCCGGGCCGCATACGGGATGCGCGAAATCACGCCCGAAGGCACAGTGGCAATCGACCAGGCGGCGGCAGGCGCCCTGAAGGTTGCGCCCGGCGACGTGATCTGGAGCGTGGCGCGGTGA
- a CDS encoding N-succinylarginine dihydrolase, producing the protein MALTEINFDGIVGPSHNYAGLSLGNIASASHKGDPSYPRAAALQGLEKMRGNLARGLPQGFLLPLPRPNDRLLHRLAVDGTVDRALIAAAWSASSMWTANAATVSPAPDTADGRCHLTPANLSTMLHRAQEWRDTKRQLAIAFADEAHFAVHDAVPGSFGDEGAANHMRFCEGHGAPGVEVFVYGRPGGRFPARQHEQASRAVARLHGLAPERTVFVEQNPAAIEAGAFHNDVVAVANERVLFCHEQAFADRSGAYEAIRGRFPALEVVEVPASAVSLAEAIRTYLFNAQLVTLPTGAMALVVPEECRESAAVWSWCEGMLAGNGPIRQVIPVDVRQSMANGGGPACLRLRVVADPATVDPRFLLDEAKAERMERTIAAHWPVQIDPADLGSSDLARQVRAARLALLEQLDLAQLG; encoded by the coding sequence ATGGCACTGACGGAAATCAATTTCGACGGGATCGTCGGCCCCAGCCATAACTATGCCGGGCTCAGCCTCGGCAATATCGCCAGCGCCAGCCACAAGGGCGATCCATCCTACCCGCGCGCCGCCGCGTTGCAGGGTCTGGAGAAAATGCGCGGCAATCTGGCGCGCGGCCTGCCGCAGGGTTTTCTGCTGCCTCTGCCCCGTCCCAACGACAGGCTGCTGCACCGTCTGGCGGTCGATGGCACCGTCGATCGCGCGCTGATCGCCGCGGCCTGGTCTGCCAGTTCGATGTGGACTGCCAACGCGGCCACAGTCAGCCCGGCGCCCGATACGGCGGATGGTCGCTGCCACCTGACGCCGGCCAACCTGTCGACCATGCTGCACCGCGCGCAGGAATGGCGCGACACCAAACGCCAGCTGGCCATCGCTTTCGCGGACGAGGCCCATTTTGCCGTGCACGACGCCGTACCGGGCAGCTTCGGTGACGAAGGCGCGGCCAATCACATGCGTTTTTGCGAAGGGCACGGCGCGCCGGGGGTCGAGGTATTCGTCTATGGCCGACCCGGTGGCCGCTTTCCCGCGCGTCAGCACGAACAGGCCAGCCGCGCGGTCGCCCGCCTCCATGGCCTGGCGCCGGAGCGGACCGTTTTCGTGGAACAGAACCCTGCCGCGATCGAAGCCGGCGCGTTCCACAACGATGTCGTCGCCGTGGCCAATGAACGCGTGCTGTTCTGCCACGAGCAGGCTTTCGCCGACCGGTCGGGAGCCTACGAGGCGATTCGCGGGCGGTTTCCGGCGCTGGAGGTGGTGGAAGTTCCCGCCAGCGCGGTGAGCCTGGCCGAAGCAATCCGCACCTATCTGTTCAACGCGCAGCTCGTCACGCTGCCCACCGGGGCAATGGCACTGGTCGTGCCGGAAGAATGCCGCGAAAGCGCCGCGGTATGGAGCTGGTGCGAGGGGATGCTGGCAGGCAACGGGCCGATCCGGCAAGTCATTCCGGTCGATGTGCGCCAGTCCATGGCCAATGGCGGCGGCCCTGCCTGTCTGCGGCTGCGGGTGGTGGCCGATCCGGCGACGGTCGACCCGCGTTTTCTGCTGGACGAGGCGAAGGCCGAACGGATGGAGCGCACGATCGCCGCCCATTGGCCCGTACAGATCGATCCGGCCGATCTGGGCAGCAGCGACCTTGCCCGGCAAGTGCGCGCGGCCCGGCTGGCGCTGCTGGAACAGCTCGATCTGGCACAGCTTGGTTAA
- the mscL gene encoding large conductance mechanosensitive channel protein MscL, with the protein MLAEFKAFVAKGNVMELAVAVIIAGAFTTIVTSLTEDVIMPVIGWIFGGVDFSSYFILLSVPEGYEGSTGDYAALKEAGAAMIGYGALITAVINFLILAFIIFLLVRYANKVMAEFENKPPEEKPAGPTELDLLKEIRDELKKRG; encoded by the coding sequence GTGCTTGCGGAATTCAAGGCGTTTGTTGCCAAGGGCAACGTGATGGAACTGGCCGTTGCGGTCATCATCGCGGGGGCTTTCACCACCATCGTCACTTCGCTGACCGAAGACGTGATCATGCCGGTAATCGGCTGGATCTTCGGCGGTGTTGATTTCTCCAGCTATTTCATCCTCCTGAGCGTACCCGAGGGGTACGAAGGTTCGACCGGCGACTATGCCGCGCTGAAGGAAGCGGGTGCGGCGATGATCGGTTATGGCGCGCTGATAACGGCGGTGATCAATTTCCTGATCCTGGCCTTCATCATCTTCCTGCTGGTCCGTTATGCCAACAAGGTGATGGCGGAGTTCGAGAACAAGCCGCCGGAAGAAAAGCCCGCCGGTCCGACCGAGCTCGACCTGCTCAAGGAAATCCGCGACGAGCTGAAGAAGCGGGGCTGA
- a CDS encoding LemA family protein, which yields MNWKSVRRFSLVALASIGLAACGINSVPAAEENAKAKWADVQAAFQERANLIPNLEQIVLSSAEQERETLNEVIEARASATRPEIQVDGADLSNPQAMAQYQQAQSQLGGALSRLLVSVERYPELRSQENFGRFMTQIEGQENRIRVALRDYNEAVRQYNTTIRTFPDTIGANIIHGAEAMVPYEAVTEGAEVGPTLNMRAGNGGDTNAGANDNTADQPAAAANN from the coding sequence ATGAACTGGAAGTCCGTCCGCCGCTTTTCGCTCGTTGCCCTCGCCTCGATCGGGCTGGCCGCCTGCGGGATCAACTCGGTCCCCGCTGCGGAAGAAAACGCCAAGGCGAAATGGGCCGACGTCCAGGCCGCGTTCCAGGAACGTGCGAACCTGATCCCCAATCTCGAACAGATCGTCCTGTCTTCGGCGGAGCAGGAACGCGAAACCCTGAACGAGGTGATCGAGGCGCGCGCTTCGGCCACCCGCCCCGAAATCCAGGTCGATGGCGCGGACCTCAGCAATCCGCAGGCAATGGCGCAGTACCAGCAGGCGCAGAGCCAGCTTGGCGGCGCGCTGAGCCGGCTGCTGGTGTCGGTCGAGCGCTATCCCGAACTGCGCAGCCAGGAAAACTTCGGCCGTTTCATGACCCAGATCGAAGGGCAGGAAAATCGCATCCGCGTCGCCCTGCGCGATTATAACGAGGCGGTGCGCCAGTATAACACCACGATCCGCACCTTCCCCGATACGATCGGCGCGAACATCATCCACGGTGCCGAAGCGATGGTCCCGTACGAAGCGGTGACCGAAGGGGCAGAAGTCGGTCCGACGCTGAACATGCGCGCCGGCAACGGCGGCGATACCAACGCAGGTGCGAACGATAACACCGCCGACCAGCCTGCCGCTGCGGCGAACAATTGA
- a CDS encoding TPM domain-containing protein: protein MTLAPSRAVREALRLLLILAAALGLALPAAGQDFPERGTAPVVDAANIIDEATEAELTQALTAFEQRNQRQFVIATIPDLQGYDISDYGYRLGREWALGDAENNDGIILIVAPNERRMRIEVGYGLEGIIPDGLAFEYVEEMKPYFRDGDYSAGIALGAQRVINQLELPPEEAAQVAAQAEQSRQSEGGFPFGALIWLAFLFIFFVLPMFGRGRRRRYRSGMGGVVGDIVLWEAGKAIARGLSDDDWGGGGGFGGFGGGGGGGFGGFSGGGGSFGGGGASGGW, encoded by the coding sequence TTGACCCTGGCACCATCGCGCGCCGTGCGTGAGGCCCTGCGTCTGCTGCTGATCCTGGCGGCAGCGCTGGGCCTGGCACTGCCTGCCGCGGGGCAGGATTTCCCCGAGCGCGGCACCGCGCCCGTGGTCGATGCCGCGAACATCATCGACGAAGCGACCGAAGCCGAGCTGACCCAGGCGCTCACCGCCTTCGAACAGCGCAACCAGCGCCAGTTCGTGATCGCCACGATCCCCGATCTGCAAGGCTACGACATTTCCGATTACGGATACCGCCTCGGCCGCGAATGGGCGCTGGGCGATGCGGAGAACAACGATGGCATCATCCTGATCGTCGCGCCGAACGAGCGGCGGATGCGGATCGAGGTTGGCTATGGCCTCGAAGGGATAATCCCCGATGGCCTCGCCTTCGAATATGTCGAGGAAATGAAACCCTATTTCCGCGACGGCGATTATTCCGCCGGGATCGCGCTGGGCGCACAGCGGGTCATCAACCAGCTCGAATTGCCGCCGGAAGAAGCCGCGCAGGTCGCGGCGCAGGCCGAACAGTCACGCCAGAGCGAGGGGGGCTTCCCCTTCGGCGCGCTGATCTGGCTCGCCTTCCTGTTCATTTTCTTCGTCCTGCCGATGTTCGGCCGCGGGCGCCGGCGCCGTTATCGCAGCGGAATGGGCGGGGTCGTGGGCGACATCGTGCTGTGGGAAGCCGGCAAGGCAATCGCGCGCGGCCTGTCCGATGACGACTGGGGCGGTGGCGGCGGATTTGGCGGTTTCGGCGGCGGCGGAGGGGGCGGCTTCGGCGGCTTTTCCGGCGGCGGCGGCAGTTTCGGGGGCGGCGGCGCCTCCGGGGGGTGGTAA
- a CDS encoding TPM domain-containing protein, producing the protein MGYLDANGHRTVTDAVAAAELETSGEIVTVIGDRSDEYNDIALLWAIAAAFTAMSVLALFPKFFLGLIDALMGGWTHEWTPGELFGILTAVGLLKFAGVWAIQLWQPLKFALVPGPVKSARVHAKAVKLFKVGAERRTHGRTGVLIYLSMREHRAEIVADQPIAEIVPAEVWGEAMADMLAEIRKGCVAEGMAAGVRDVGKVLSGEFPRAEDDQNELPDRLIEV; encoded by the coding sequence ATGGGATATCTTGACGCCAACGGACATCGCACCGTCACCGACGCGGTGGCGGCGGCCGAGCTGGAAACCTCTGGCGAAATCGTGACCGTGATCGGCGACCGGTCGGATGAATACAACGATATCGCGCTGCTCTGGGCCATAGCCGCCGCGTTCACCGCGATGAGCGTGCTCGCCCTTTTTCCCAAATTCTTCCTGGGTCTGATCGACGCATTGATGGGCGGGTGGACGCACGAATGGACGCCGGGCGAGCTGTTCGGCATTCTCACCGCAGTCGGCCTGCTGAAATTCGCCGGGGTCTGGGCGATCCAGCTGTGGCAGCCGCTCAAGTTCGCGCTCGTCCCCGGCCCGGTGAAAAGCGCGCGCGTTCATGCCAAGGCGGTCAAACTGTTCAAGGTGGGGGCGGAGCGGCGCACGCATGGGCGCACGGGCGTGCTGATCTACCTTTCAATGCGCGAACACCGGGCGGAAATCGTCGCCGACCAGCCGATCGCGGAGATCGTCCCGGCAGAAGTCTGGGGCGAGGCGATGGCCGACATGCTCGCGGAAATTCGCAAGGGCTGCGTGGCCGAAGGCATGGCCGCCGGGGTCCGCGATGTCGGCAAGGTTCTTTCCGGCGAGTTTCCGCGCGCCGAAGACGACCAGAACGAATTGCCCGACCGGCTGATAGAGGTCTGA
- a CDS encoding NUDIX hydrolase, translating to MTADRDAPEHVVWQGKYIVAKTRGRWEYVSRARGIRAAVIVAVEDGHVLLVEQYRVPLGRVCLELPAGLVGDDAGCEDEAVEAAAIRELEEETGYTAAQMENLGEFHSSPGMVSESFTLMRARGLSRFGEGGGTDSEDITVHRVPVGEIGEFVARRRALGHAVDVRIALLLAGGIVGED from the coding sequence ATGACCGCCGACCGGGACGCACCCGAACACGTCGTCTGGCAGGGCAAGTACATCGTCGCCAAAACCCGCGGGCGGTGGGAATACGTTTCGCGTGCGCGCGGCATTCGGGCGGCGGTGATCGTAGCTGTCGAAGACGGCCATGTCCTGCTGGTCGAGCAGTATCGCGTTCCGCTGGGCCGGGTGTGCCTGGAACTGCCGGCAGGGCTGGTGGGCGACGACGCGGGCTGCGAAGACGAAGCGGTCGAAGCCGCCGCGATCCGCGAGCTGGAAGAAGAAACCGGCTATACCGCAGCGCAGATGGAAAACCTGGGCGAATTCCATTCGTCGCCCGGCATGGTCAGCGAAAGCTTCACGCTGATGCGCGCCCGCGGGCTCAGCCGCTTCGGCGAAGGTGGCGGTACCGATAGCGAAGACATCACGGTCCACCGGGTGCCGGTGGGCGAGATCGGCGAATTCGTTGCCCGGCGCCGCGCGCTGGGCCATGCGGTGGACGTTCGGATCGCCCTGCTGCTCGCGGGCGGCATCGTTGGGGAGGATTGA